CACCTGAGGGTTATGCGTATCTTGACCGCCTTGATGTTACAAAATGGAGCATGAGTGGCGACACGTCTGGAATGCGGCATGGTGTGATGACAACAAACTACGCTGAGTCGGTCAACGCGATGTTAAAGAACATTCGGGGGCTCCCTATCACAGCCATGTTGGAAGCAATATTTAACAAGGTCAACTCCGTGTTCATCAAGCATGTGAACGACTACAAAATGTGGTTGGCATCCGGTTTCATGTGGACCCCAGTCTGTGCACACAGAATGGAGACTTGGGAAAATAAGTCAAGGACTCATACGGCTTCACAGTTCAACGTTGCACAGAAGGTATTCAATGTCTTGACCCAGTTGGACAATGTAAGACAAAAGGGTGGCAATACACAACAAGTTCGTCTACTGGACGGGACATGCACCTGTGGAAAATTTCAACAGTGGAAAATTCCGTGCTCCCATGCGATAGCTGCCTGCAACCAATACGGAGAGAACTACCGTGACTACATTTCATGGTATTACAAATGCGAGTACGGAATCTTAGCGTGGAGCTCTGTTTCATTTGAACCCTTATGGAATCGAAAGCGTTGGATAAATTCCACTGAAATTCCATTTGTTCCTAACAGACAGTGGATGAGAAAGAAGGGTAGGCCGGTTGAGAGTAGGCGTAGGAATGAAATGGACCAGACATTTAGGGA
This region of Mercurialis annua linkage group LG1-X, ddMerAnnu1.2, whole genome shotgun sequence genomic DNA includes:
- the LOC126674126 gene encoding uncharacterized protein LOC126674126, which codes for MSPLLIPGQSGMPPVIFLKISTIKNMFDLIITNNGVCTGTPIENNPQFRTFKHMFWTYEPVVKGFQYCKPVVYIDGTHTYGKYEMTLLIASAIEGNNHIMPIAFAIVKSETAASWRYFMRMLKRYVLGERKVCIISDRGSGIMSAMEGPEWGGDTHKWCIRHLVSNFHNAFKKKYLKKLAEKAGRAYQEHKRDRYMSLIEADSPEGYAYLDRLDVTKWSMSGDTSGMRHGVMTTNYAESVNAMLKNIRGLPITAMLEAIFNKVNSVFIKHVNDYKMWLASGFMWTPVCAHRMETWENKSRTHTASQFNVAQKVFNVLTQLDNVRQKGGNTQQVRLLDGTCTCGKFQQWKIPCSHAIAACNQYGENYRDYISWYYKCEYGILAWSSVSFEPLWNRKRWINSTEIPFVPNRQWMRKKGRPVESRRRNEMDQTFRDRRNSNYCRRCLTYGHNLSSCPFRVQ